A genomic stretch from Prochlorococcus marinus str. MIT 9312 includes:
- a CDS encoding carboxysome peptide B translates to MEIMKVLGRMVCTQRVAGLGHMNLRILENNKGKKLVAVDPVGAREGNWVFTASGSAARFACPNPEVQTDLTIGGIIDYWESD, encoded by the coding sequence GTGGAAATCATGAAGGTATTAGGAAGGATGGTATGTACTCAAAGAGTTGCTGGCTTAGGCCATATGAATTTACGAATATTGGAAAATAACAAGGGAAAGAAGTTAGTTGCTGTTGACCCTGTTGGCGCTAGAGAAGGTAATTGGGTTTTTACTGCTAGTGGTTCGGCTGCGAGATTTGCTTGCCCTAATCCAGAAGTTCAAACCGATTTAACAATTGGCGGTATTATTGATTATTGGGAGAGTGATTAA
- a CDS encoding 4a-hydroxytetrahydrobiopterin dehydratase, translating to MWNERESPLRIEKRFEFEKYSKISKFMEKIEKLCKEKDIYPNISFGKNFVSLSIFLDNKSISDKVKDFSKDIDKFYLED from the coding sequence ATGTGGAATGAAAGAGAATCACCCTTGAGGATTGAAAAAAGATTTGAATTTGAGAAATACTCAAAGATTAGTAAATTCATGGAGAAAATTGAGAAATTATGTAAAGAAAAGGATATCTATCCAAATATAAGCTTTGGTAAGAATTTTGTTAGTCTTTCAATTTTTTTAGATAATAAATCAATATCTGATAAGGTAAAAGACTTTTCAAAGGATATAGATAAATTTTATTTAGAAGATTAA
- a CDS encoding DUF3136 domain-containing protein, with protein MSAAKLNIDELEAGYPLFCKALRLLILKGNSVKDIEKTVCWGHLETLNRCLPGRYKAPTYLMALIKRDIAKPNNY; from the coding sequence ATGTCGGCAGCAAAGCTTAATATAGATGAATTAGAAGCAGGCTATCCTTTATTTTGTAAAGCTCTTAGATTATTAATTTTAAAAGGTAACTCAGTTAAAGATATAGAAAAGACAGTTTGTTGGGGGCATCTCGAAACTTTAAATAGATGTCTCCCAGGGAGATATAAAGCTCCCACATATTTAATGGCTTTAATTAAACGAGATATTGCTAAGCCCAATAATTATTAA
- a CDS encoding RidA family protein: MSSKKVIKTSNAPDPVGPYNQAIKAGDFIYCSGQIAIDPATNEITCLGDIEKETIQVLKNLSAVLKAGGAKIADVVKTTIYLTDLSNFQIVNNIYSDFFNVENPPARACVEVSSLPKGVLVEIDCVAFLD; this comes from the coding sequence ATGTCCTCTAAGAAAGTAATTAAAACATCTAATGCTCCAGATCCAGTCGGACCTTATAATCAAGCAATAAAAGCTGGGGATTTTATTTACTGTTCTGGTCAAATTGCTATAGATCCAGCTACAAATGAAATAACATGTTTAGGTGATATAGAGAAGGAAACTATTCAAGTTTTAAAAAATCTCTCAGCTGTTCTTAAAGCTGGTGGAGCAAAGATCGCGGATGTAGTGAAAACAACTATTTATTTAACCGACTTGAGTAATTTTCAAATTGTCAATAATATATATAGCGACTTTTTCAACGTAGAGAATCCTCCCGCAAGGGCCTGTGTAGAAGTTTCATCTTTACCCAAAGGAGTTTTAGTTGAAATAGATTGCGTTGCATTTCTAGATTAA